The window AACTTGACATAGGGTTACCAACTGTctcgtatttgccgggacatcccgtatattgggatAAATTGGTtcgtcccgtatttcccctgctaaggtagagcgttcctatgaaacctttcatgtggaaatggcatgaagcgaagaagcaattaccatttatatgggaaaaatttttgagcgtttccagacctaaaaataaataacactaacatatagtaaaagcaggaatattgataaatacacagcctatataaagtagaaacaatgtatgtacagtatagtcaggaaaatgaaggcaaaaccgatttgtgggggaaaaaaattggcacatgtgcgcatgcgcacacaggtgcccgcgcaaggcttcatggtcatggtagtctctcctgaggtaaagtgtcccgggatttgactgctatttttgtcccttatttgggagtgagaaagttggcaaccttaactgtaaaagacacgttgaggtgagtttaaccctacttgaacacacacccaccggtcagctgatccgcaagaatattgtcaatattaaaccggtccgcggtgcaaaaaaggttggggacccctgctctaatcaagaacctatcaactgccacattaaatacacctaatgacttggcctccacagctgtctgtgcaatgaattccacaggttcaccatcctctggctaaagaaattcagagGCTGTGTCTTCAGGTCTGCAACTCccccaaaggaaacatcctctccacatccacgctattgccttacaatatttgataggtttcaataagattccacgTCTTTTAAATTCTGGTGAGTACGTGCCCAGAGCCAAACATTCACATCATAAAATTCAGAACATCAACATCAGTAAAGCATAGATGGATGGTGTAACCAGAAATACGTAGCAAAGCCTCAAAGACCAAGAATTTTTAAAAGTCAGTATTCATTGATCAACCCACCTTCAGTTCTGCattactctctgcattcttcagcatatgcagaaggaactcagcactCTTTTTAGGCCAACGACCCTGTGTCCAGCCCCATGCCTTCGCCTACATAAGAGAACAATAACTTCATGTTTCAGTCACAGTTCTTTTTAATATGCAGCTAATACTGACAGCTATTCATAGCCTAAACCAAAATATTTAAGATAATTATGAAATAGTGACCATAATTACCTTGGCTGTTTAACCCAATTCTAATCAAAAGATTCGGTAAAGCATTTAATTGAAGTAAAAATTTACTTTTTACCCCCTTTTACATCCTCCAAAAATGTGGAAGCTCAGAGTAATAGTATTGTTTTCATTATTATTCTAAAGGTGTCCTAAGATGGTCATCATTGCCACCACATTTTgagagaacacaaaaaaaaacccagcgGTCAGGAAGTACCCATGAATTAACTGGGAATTTAAAGCACACAGCAAGCCAAACGCAACTTGGAGTTGTGACATCAAACGGCTGATGTTGTCAATCAGTTTGAGAAATTCTGACAAGTCCCTTCACCCCAGTATTCATTCAAGCACATCTACATTGTACAAAATGCTGGCTTGCATGCACATATCTACACCTTTAGCAGAttataaaattaaagaaattactCTCACTGCTTTCAACTCACCTGGGCACACCTGCCAACTCCTCCATTGTAGCGGCGGAAAGGGACACATTGCCTCTTGATGATGACATCCTTCAGGAACTTTGTTGCCTTGCGTATGTGCATACCTTTGATGGTCTGCGCAGTCTCACGAGTATTCTAGAACCAGAACATTTTCACTTATATCATACATCTTACAAATACAGCTTCTGTTGTGCTGCCAACTGGAATGTGGTCACTcagagcaagtttttttttcacagttTTTCCAAAGGTGTCCTAAGCTTGTCATCACAGTAACCACATTCTGCAGATAAGCAGACAAGACAATGGTGCAGCTTCATATTAAAAAAAAGGCGCAATCCCAAATGCGATGCTTTAAGTATGACATGCAATGTAACCAGACAAGCAGTTCAGCTGTAGACAGAGCACAGGAACATGTCCATCGGCCCAAACTTTCCATGCTGATCAAGGTTGCTTcctgagctggtcccatttgcctgcacttgGCTAAATTCCCTCCCCATTTCCCCCACTAACCATGAACATAAACactaactgtactcacttctacCACTCCTACTGGTAACTTGGTCTACGCATCCACACACATGCACCAAGAGACCTGCCCCTCAGTCCCTTCAAATCTTTTCCTCCTCACCATAAATTTATATCCCTCATGATCATATAAACCCCTATATGGTCACTATCAACTGCCTTCAttttcagagaaaacaatcctCAATTTATTCATTCCAGCCGGTCAGCTCAAGCAACATCAGGATTGTTTCCTGCAGCATCTCGAgcttaatcacatctttcctatagtatgACAGTACTGCACACAATATCCTAGAAAGCTGTAACCCATGACCCAGTTACATTCAGTATCACAGATGATGAAAGCAAGTATGCCATAGCCCTTCTTTGCCACCTTGTCTATGAGAGTTGCTATTCCAAAGAACTTTGCATGAACTCTCtaatggtggtgtctgaaaagaggatgctgtccaagttgcatgccatcttggtcaatgtctcccatccactacataatgtactgggtgggcacaggagtacattcagccagagactcattccaccgagatgcagcacagagcgtcataggaagtcattcctgcctgtggccatcaaactttacaactcctcccttggagggtcagacaccctgagtcaataggctggtcctggacttatttcataatttactggcataattacatattactatttaactagttaaggttctattactatttattatttatggagcaactgtaacaaaaaacaaatttcccccaggattaataaagtatgactatgacacccCAAGGCCATTGTCTGTTCCACAATCCTCAACAGGGCCCTGCCATTTACCAAGTCCAGTCCTAATCAGCTCTCCAAAATGCACCACTTCGCACTTATCCAagttaaattcaatctacaattcccttgtccactaTCCCAGTTCATCGAAACCCTGTTGTAACCCCAAACAACCTTATTCACCATCTGCCAGAAAACCAATTTTGGTACCATCCAGACCTCCTGATTATAACACTTCCATCCTCAAAGCTGTTCAGGTATGTGACCAATCTGTGGCATATCACTGACCACAGGGCCCAAACTGGAAACTGACTCCCCACTACACTCACTGACTCCTTCCTCTGAGCTAATTTTGCATCCAATTGGCTAGCTAATTTTGCATCCAATTGGCTAGCtaactctggatccaatgcaaatTCACCTTTTGGATCAGTTTGCCATGAAGAACTTTGTCAAAAGCCCTGCCAAAGTTCACGTAGACAATACCTACTGCATACCGTCATCAATCCTCTTGGTCACCTCTTTAAAATAACTCAATTAAATTCACAAGATCCaatttcccatgcacaaagccacgctgCCTATCCTTAAACAGTCCACAGACAGGTAGATTTTGTCAGCAAAGTATCAAAGATTTCCTTCAGTATCGTATCCACCATCCACATTAAGTTCGCCAGCCTTGGGTGGGACTGCAAATAGAGGTGAAGGgtctaaggggaacatgagggaaaacttcttcagagggttgtgagagagtggaacgagctgccagcacaacgtGGTACATGTGAGCCTGATTTCAAAGTTTTCAAGagtaatttggataggtacattgatagtaggggtacggagggctatggtcccaaagcaggttgatgggagcaggcaattaaatgatttggcatggaatagatgggctgaagggcctgtttctgtgctgtacttttctaccaACAATCAGATGACAATAAGCCTGGACTTGTACACTGCAAAACATTACACATAATGCACCAGCTTTCAAAACTCCATGTAACAATTCTACACTGACTAATAGGGCAGTGCAGTAGCATAACGATTGTAACAGTGCGGCGACctggggttcaattccgccaCCATAAGATATTTACAGACTACCTAggattctccccacattccaaagacatatgggttcgtGGGCttgttaggccagaagggcctgtgaaTGAGttacatctctaaataaaaatattgtCAACTCAAAACACTTACCTTAAAATGCACTCGCAAGTTGGAACCCCTTGCCTTGCATGCTGTGGAAGATACAAGAGTGAGTAAACATATTTCAGATTCCCGAAATATGGTAAAGCTTAAAATGTGAATTACTTACACTTGGTGGGATTCTCTGGATCCAACGAGTACCGAACCATTTTCAGAGCTCTGGAAATCAAATTACATTATTAAATGATTAGTTATTGCCAATTTTCAAACCAAATCAaatgatcaataaacttcaaTTTCACCATTTTGAAACTCTTTACTGGTGGTTTTAGCCAAACTGATCCAGAATGAAAAAGgtattttgtttaaaaaagttCCCCACGTGGAAGCTCAGACACACATTCTTTTCATCGTCACTAAGTGTCATTATTGCAACCACAAATGGAAAAACCAGTTCCCAAGAACAAGAGTAAATTTCAGATTGGAACCCCAACCTCCCCACCTTGGGATGGCCCAAATACTGGCAGCCACAGCTAACACAGCAATGTGAAGACTAAATAAGAAAACACAAAATCCCACTAAGGTAGAGAGGGCACAAGATTTACAAAGATGCAGCCTGGACGACAGGGCTggtgttatagggagaggttggccactctagatctttattccctggagtgcagaagaatgagggtgacacAAAAATGAGGGATAAAGTAGATAGTCTGTTCCCCCCAGAACTGGGGAGCTCAAAACTAGAGGGGCAGATACATgaaaattagatttattatcactgacttatgtcgtgaaatctgtggttttgtggcagtacagtcAAAGATGAAAATGTAGCATTCGTGGACCAATCAtgaatctgatggcaaaggggaagaagcagttcctgaaaaaTTGAGTTGTGTCTTCAGTGTCCTGTATCTCTTCcttggtggtagtaatgagaagaggacatgcccttggcgatgggggtctttaatgatggatgctgccttaagGCATCACcatctgaagatgtcctcaatggtggggagatggAAGAAACCCAAGTAACTTCTTTATAAAGAGGGCAGGGAGCAactagaatgggctgccagaggaagtggtcatgACCAGTTAATTGCAAAATTTGAGAGGCATTTAGATAGATGCACCTAGGGGACAGTTATGGGCCCATTGTAGGCAGTTGGGACTCGCAGGGAGGACTCTAGATTGGCTCAGACCaattgggctgaagagcctgttcctatCTATTACCTTATACACTGCTGTGTGCACCACTGCCAAACTAGCATGAACACTACCACTTACCCCAGCCCCACTCCCAAATCTGCACACATTAACCCCACACACAATGTGTACACCTTATCaacacgctggatgaactcagcaactATGGAGAATAAATAGTTATCATTTGGGGCTGAGTCCCAAATGATGGggctcaacccaaaatgttgactgtttatcctcCTCCATAGAaggtgcctgacttgctgagttcctccagctctggctttccagcatctacagcatTGCTTGTTACATCCATCCACACTATAGCTACACACATTATAATCCCACATACTAACATGTACACAACAGTACACATAACCCACACCCTGTATAACCAACCACCTACTGCCTACAACCATACAcacaaccccacactctcatGTATAAACTACAAAAGTACACATAACCCACACCCCATATAACCAACCACTTGCAGTCTACAACCACACGTGTAGATTATAACCATTGACGTTAACATTAGGTgcacaagataatgagaagcattgatcgtgtggatagtcagaggcttttccccagggctgaaatggctagcacgagggggcatatttttaaggtgcttggaagtgggtacagaggagatgtcaggggtaagttttttacgcaggagtggtgagtgcgtggaatgggctgctggtaatggtgggtagtggaggcagaaacgatagggtcttttaaaagactcctggatcgatacatggagctgagaaaaatagagggctataggtaaaccgagggagttctaaggtagggacaagttcggcacagctgcgtgggccgaagggccagtactgtactgtaggttttctatgtttctaaccccaCACCCACTATAACCCCCACATACAACACACAATATAACTGTACAAAAAAACCTCACCATGTACGCATAGTCCCACACTAACGAATACACATTAGACCGATTCCgattaaccacacgttgctcttgCACATTTATAGCCCAGCGGCGgcggttggtgcagtatggacaagacagTACAACCCCACACCAACGTGTACCCATTAACCCCGCACACTACAACTACATACACACCATATAGCCTCCGCACAGGAACACTTACACACTATGCACGCACAAATTCCAGCCACAGACTATAACCGAACACACTAGAGAACTCCTCGTACACTACAACCGTGCAAACTAAACCAtcgtacacaaacacacacactctcgtCCCTCCCTAATGAGCTCCTCTGTCCGATTTCCTCCCTCCACCCAGCCGCCATCTTGTCCAACACTAGGCCGCGCCGGCTTTTACCATCCTCATCTTCAGATCTACACCGGATCCCAGCAACAATATTGAGCAGAGAATTTTCTTTGTCACACCGAGGGCCATATTTAAGCACGAATAGGGAACCTCAGCCTCGGATGGCCCCGATGAA of the Mobula birostris isolate sMobBir1 chromosome 3, sMobBir1.hap1, whole genome shotgun sequence genome contains:
- the rpl17 gene encoding large ribosomal subunit protein uL22, with protein sequence MVRYSLDPENPTKSCKARGSNLRVHFKNTRETAQTIKGMHIRKATKFLKDVIIKRQCVPFRRYNGGVGRCAQAKAWGWTQGRWPKKSAEFLLHMLKNAESNAELKGLDVDSLVIEHIQVNKAPKMRRRTYRAHGRINPYMSSPCHIEMILTEKEQIVPKPEEEVVQKKKVSQKKLKKQKLMARD